The DNA region attccttcgttttaatttgttggttagttgaagaattcaagaacaaatcctaccggcttgtggtggagtgttcaagactactgtttaaattattcaggttcattattgtttaatgctttgttttattatttatttatattatttgcttgagatgagtctgtttatgcatgataattatttaagttcgtttagcatgtctggctaattcgcctagatatcggtatgtagagtaagcggaataagggatcaaaactaagtcggtttaattaaatttgaaattaaaatcactctttttacggtctcagtttacaggtttaataacaaagtttttatacgagagtaaaggacataaagaggttaaaatcaatagagtgaaagtttgaggttttaactggacagtgtaaattggatattaattctagatcagggcgagagcaatttttagagttaattaaattctaatcttttccaaaaagtatttttaaagattgaatgtgaggacgagagttaagcattcgaatttaattgtataacctaaatcaatagagcgagagtttgagataagggtgtttaaacggttagtgttttcttaaaaagagtttctacggactttattgctttcaaaaaatggtttttgacttaattataagtgacagctacgttaacataaaatcatggtttattcaacagagcgagagtttgagatagaacttTTAATCAACAAAGTCAACtgaaatgatttattttaaaaccaagaaaccgacaaagaattgattccctaattacgacgaactacataccgatatccgcttatttgatatttcatttatattctattttttttagttttagcttttccccaaacaatcaaacattatccaccttagctttacgaagtaaccttagataacggtatatcgattcataagtccctgtgggatcgatatcttttaaaactacgcgatagaactgtgcacttgcagtttgtaccccaaatttgactcataaagtcgagcgatcaattgttgcatgattgaacataatgataataAGAATGATGTGCTTAAGGGTAGGAGGGAAAATAATATATACATGCTTAacttgaatgaagtatctttAACAAGCGCTAAATGTCTCatctccatgagtgaagactcgtggctttggcataggcgattagtgcatgtcaactttgacttctAAATAAAGTTGTCGCAAAATATATCGTAGTTGGTTTTCccaaaataaaattttcaaaagatcacttatgtgatgcgtgacaaatgggaaagcaaacaaggatctcgtttgaatctaaaaatattgtttccacaacgagactccttgaacttctccatatggacctttttgggccatctagaattaaaagtctaggtgggaactactatggttttgttatagtAGATGACTACTCCAGATTTTATTGGACTAtcttcttagcaagtaaaagtgacactttttctgcttttgaaaagtttgccaagatgtctcaaaacaaattgaacactagcatagttactattcgaagtgatcacggaggtgaatttgaaaaccacctctttgaggaattttgtgaaacaaacgacattgatcagaatttttctgctccaagaactccacaataaaatggagtaTCGGAACATAAAAACAAAATtttagaagagcttggaagaaCTATGACCAATGAAAATGGtcttcctaaatatttttgggccaATGCCATAAATACGACTTGTTATGTATTGAATAGGATACTCATTCATCCTACTCTAAACAAAACTGCGTATGAATTTCTAAAGGGAAGGAAGCCTAATGTTTCACATCTACATATCTTCGTATGTAAATGCTTTGTATTAAACaatggtaaagaaaaccttggtaaatttgactcaaaagctgatgaaggtatctttctcgAACACTCTCAATCTActaaagcatatagagtatacaacaaaaggttacttattgttgaagaatccgtgcatgtttcctttgatgaatcttTTCCGAAAACTGTCGGAGAAGGTATTATTGTTGATGATGCGGGTGTTCCTTTggaagacataataaaagatcaagaagaaaagcGTGTTGAACCCCATCCGGAAAAAGATGAGAAGGAGCCAGATCAAATTTCTGAAAAGAAAGATAAGGATCATTCCATTAATAATAATGATCTTCCTTTGAAATAGAAATCTTCTAAGGATTATCCCATCGATAACattctaggagatatctcaaagggagttaccacacggtcaaagataagtaacttttgttatcatttcgTTTTTGTCTCTCAAAATGAGCCTTAAAACTCCAAAGACGCATTACtcgatgaacattggtttttagcgatgcaagaggaacttaattaattcaaaagaaatgaggtgtGGGATCTTGTTCCCCCTCCGCGAGACCATCGATTAATCGGCACTAAGTGGGTGTTTAGGACAAGTTAGACAAAAATGGAGTTATAACTCGCAACAAGGCTCGTGTTGTTGCTtaagggtataaccaagaggaaggcatcgactatgaggaaacttatgctccggTTGTCCGACTCGAGGCTATACACCTTTTCCTTGCTATGCTTGTTctcaaaatttcaaattatttcaaatggatgttaagagcgctttcctCAACGGTTACAttaatgaagaggtctatgtatcGCAACCTCCCGACTTTGAAAACTATGAGCATCctaactatgtttataagctCAAGCATGCTTTGtacggtctcaaacaagcccctagggcATGGTATGAGTGTCTTAGAAAATTTCTACTAGAGcaaggattctcaagagggaaggttgatactaCCCTTTTTATTAGGCATCAAGGAAAACACTTTATTTTAGTTCAAGTCTATGTAaatgacattatttttggatctactaacgTAAATTTGGTCAAGTAattctctaagttgatgcaggAAGAAGttgaaatgagcatgatgggggagctaaactacttcctcggacttcaaattaagcaacttgaagaaggaacttttTTGAGCTAAATGAAGTATTGTAATGAGCTACTTAAGCGCTTCGATATGGAAAACTCCAAAGTaatcgacactccaatgcctactgCTGTTAATATGGATTGGAATGAAAATGGTAAGGCTGTAGatataaaaaggtatagaggCATGATCGGATCTCTCCTTTATCTTACCGCATCTCGACCagatattatgtttagtgtatgtatgtgtggTAGGTATCAATCATGTTCCaaagaatcacatttaaaagTCGTAGCGCATACTTAGATACCTCTATGGCACTTCAAAGTATGGGCTTTGGTTCTCTAAGGGAAGTGATTGCTCTTTGGTTGGTTACTtcgattccgactttgccggtgGCAAATtggataggaaaagcacgagtggcacttgtcatttttattcaaaatccttagtgagttggcacagcaaaaagcaagtttcaCTTGTTTTGTCAACAGCCAAGGCGGAATACATTGCTGCGGATAATTGTTGCGCTCAAATAttgtggctcaaacaacaattactcgACTTAAATGTTCAgcttgaacgtattcccattttttgtgacaacacaAACGCTATCAATTTAACCAAAAATCCTATACTACATTCGCGCACTAATCATATTGAAATTCGAcatcacttccttagggatcaagttgagaaaggtgatgttgtcttcgagcatgttgatagcaaaaatcaacttgtTAATATCTTCACAAAACCACTTGAGATACAGCCTTTCTTCCACCTCTGtagggaacttggtgttctcgACATCTCGGATCGCGTTTAAATACATATATTATGCCTATTTATTCCTTGATTTATAATTGCGGCTATGTGAGGGAAATCATCGTCTATCACCATTGGAAGTAATATCGTTCCTATCCATTTGACCTATATTGTATGTATATACTTGATTTATGTAACTCTTGATGTCATATGATGGCTTGATCTAAGTTTGATCAACTACTATGTTTGAATTATACTTGAACTTGGTTAGGTATCATATTTACTGTAtttaatcatttgtcctaaagTTTATGCTAAACAAATATGGCAATGTTATTTACTTATTTCTCTTTACTCCGTGTAATATTTATGCATATACTTATTCCGTTGACTTCATGTTATGTGCATGGTTGTTGACGTCTATATGTTGCAAAGTCGTTGACTAAATGCTTCTGAAGATCTTTATTTCATTTGACTGTTTCATTatttctttttgatgttgtcaaagggggagaaacaaTGGAAACAAACACAATAGCTGATTTAGCAGAAGGATAATAACAGAATGTTCGAAGGCATGCATAAAATCAAGGGGAGGATATAAAATAAGGGGGAGGATGTCTATCAAAATACGTGATTGTGCCATAGttttccatcatcaaaaagggggagtatgtgagggcaaatatgcctagtccgtattttaatgatgtcaaacctttctaATCGCCCATAACGTGTACTTTGGACAatatcatcatatcatagaatgaATTCATCCTCTAACATGTTCATAATATAGGTTTAATGTGTCCAGGCATATAGGAgcatatcatagatgtgaatcaTCCACTTGATCATAGTAAATAtcctaggttcataagagatcgatttaaattggtcaaaatacatctcaaaactcCTTTTTGGATGAATAAAAcctgtgagtcgactcatgactcaGAGCGTAACTCTCGGGTCTAAACAGGTCGAGTCACAGATCGACTCAATGACTCAAAgcgtaactctcgggtctgaacatgtcgactcaatcctgggaaaaatgaatgagtcgactcatccacatGTTGTGTCGACTCAATGCCTATTTTCTTGTGAACCATGTAGTCACaggtctgaacaggtcgagtcataggtcaACTCAACCCTAGACAaactctgtttgagtcgactcatcccctaTTTTAGTCGACTCATAGCATGTTTTACTTAATTTTCTGCTGTGTAACTTTGCAAAATATTTCTGTTATGTTTGTTATTTGGTtcatgcatcatataaatattcaagtgtctcttcttcaacaaaataacaagaaaagtgaaagatatacaccaaagtgctcatcatcttcattcttcattgcatttctcaataattacatataataatctttgttgagcattATGTATTGTTGTTGTGATACGTCTAAATAAGATTGgattatcttagtttgggttgaggaTTTGTGTAGGTTTTTCTTGAATTaaaccattggggttttgtcctccaagaattgggggtttttgcactaacctttgcttcgcagattcagccgagtgaaaagtttgaagaacggaaggttcgTTCAAACAAGTAATGGTAATCAGATGAATGTGAAGAAAGCGTAGGGTTCAAGCGACTTGCGTCCGAAATCAGCCAAGATGGAGTTTTGGAGAACGTGGTGTTCTTGCAATGAGGTAGCGGTAACCGGAGGTTTGTTCGaagcgcttgaaggacttggttcaacttAAATCAAGGAGAGAGAATAGAATATgatctgcaacaactctaggggttgattggtggttatcatttgttctcttgtattgactttgcaacgtgttaataaaaacatctcaattctagatttagaattgagggcagacgtaccctaagcgaggtCGATAGGGGAACTGCCTCAATAAATACGGtcttgttctctctatctcttaactATTTAAATTGTGCATTAATTACATTTTGTGagaaattaatagtaaaatcaatatcgcttgatTGTTGTGTATAATAACTGATTGACAAATTgttgcaatcactttgattgcaactgagtaaaattctgcacattcaatttgagtgaaattgagacttggtgtgtagtgcacaccaagtgttcgataaaattaatctcacacagacttagtaatattttacttgatctcttattgtgtttaagcattattagaggtaacgatatcaaggattatattggttaatcgattgatttagatagcGGTTGATAATCTCTATCTTAAGTAattccattcggtttcacgcatatccgatctttccattaacggatCGTTTAGACGATTATAATCTAGGGTGCTTCCGTAACTGGTGAAAACAATTTTAAGAAGTGCTAAATTTCAAAAATGATTTATTCAAtcccccttctagatcggtactatcgtctaacaaaTGACACTATAATTGGGAATTATCGTCTAATAAGTTTGAATGGCCATGGAGATTGAGAAAGAGACAAAGACATTCTCGGGATATAAATAGTGTTTCCAATATTTGCACCTGAAATGATTTTTGATTCGATCACATGGTTGGCCAACCTAGTAACCTTCAATCTCGTACCATTGCAAATCCCTTCTGATTGATCCAAATTCCTTATCAACATGACAGTTGTGTCAACTTTCAACTTAATGGAGTGGTTTGGAAATCCAGAAGTTTTTAGACAATTCAAAAATTCTAGTGTCAAATGCTCAAATGCATCATTGTCATTAGCATCTGATCTATCAATTGAATCACTGCTTAAATATTCACCTGCATAAAAAATGAGTAATGGAACTATAAAGACATGACAATAAATATTTTCCATACTATTATAATTTATATGAAAGTTGCATTCAGGAATGATGTTAAACACCACATTTATAAAATATTGGAATTTTAATAAATCAATTTTAATATAGAAAAACAGATGTATAAACCAAATGACAATAAAGATTTTAATATGGAAATAAAAAATCGAAAACCAATACGAATATTTAGGATGCAttattttatgcatgcatttaAGCGGTTGATGTTGTGCTCATGCATGTTTCATTTATTGCTGATGTTGTTGTGAAAAAAGCATGTATATAATACTAAAAACATGATGCATTTATGCCGTTGTGTTAATTTAATGAATAGAATTATGAAAACGTGATGCAAATTCATGTAGTTAATACTGGAAACGTGATGCATTATAATGCATTTATTGAGGATGCGGTGTGACATTTATGCGGCTGCATGTAGCAAAAATACTATTTAGAAGGGATACATGTGGTTGCTATTGACCAAAATTGAAAAAGCAATGACATGTATCATTTATGTGGCTGCATGTAGCATACATACTATCATTGATAAGGGATACATGCATTATAATATATTCAACAATGGTTATATGACCAACTATGTCAAAATGTTAAAAATAATGATACTAAGTTATATTCCAAATATAAATGTTAAAATAAATATTTCCCTTATTTTCTATTATATGCACTATTGGTTATAGTCTTCTATTCCAATTGACAAATGAATGACAATAAATTATATTCAAGATATAAATGCACTATTTCTAATACATGCACTATATATAATGAAACTTTTAAAATAGTATTAATATGAATGAAGATATACCTAGAAGAAGATTTGTAATATAGTCATTAATATCATCGACTATTTCAATAGTTGATGCAAGAATAACTTCACATTGAAGAAAATCTGAATTTGTGTAGTTTTGAATGAGATTTGGATAAATACTTGTAACAATAGCTTTAGCTGGATCCACAAAATCTTGAATGAGTAAGTCTTCTGGAATAAGTATCTCAGCATATCCATCATTGGGTTCAGAGAGTTTTCCATTTCCCACTTATAAAATACATTCTGAGAAGAGTCGTATTTCTTCAGAATTGACTAAATTTAAGCCACTTTGCAACCACATATTTTTTGTAAGATTAAGAACTTTGCAATGATCCCAAATATATGAGGCATTTATTGTAGCATGCACAATATTAGACCTAGTTCCTCTTGGTACAGCAGGAAAAATTTGTCTGAAATCTCCCCCAAATATGACAACTTTATCTCCAAAAATATTCACCACTGTCATCACTCATTATATCCTTCAATGACTTGTCAAGAGCTTCAAACTAAAATTTATTTGCCATAGATGCTTCATCCCATATAAAGAGTTTTGTTACTTTCAAGAGATTAGCTAAATCAGATTTCTTCCTAATGTTACATATAGAAGATTCTAGACACGGTACTAGAATTTTGAATTTGGAATGTGCAGTTCTCCCTCCAGGTAACAATAAACTTGTTGTTCTGCTTGATGTCATATTCACCACAATATCTCCTTTGCAACAAAGAGTTGCAGAAAGTGTGTTCCACCTGAAAGTTTTCCCGGTGCCACCATAACCATATAAAAAAAATACTCCACCATTTTGATTTGTGACAACTTGCATAATTTCTCTGAAAATGCTACGTTGTTCATCTACAATAAGAAATGACATATTCTCAATGGAATTGTGAATAACTCATAAAAATATGTATCCAATATAAGCTTGTAAATACATAAAAGTGGCATAGAAATAGAAATCATGTAAAGCATGAGCATTGGATGTGGTAAACATGAAAATACTCCATAATGAATGTaacaaaacagaaatgaaaatttATTTGAACAATGCGTAAATATGAGAATTCAATACCTGTTAAGGATTGAAACAGATTTTGGTAGATTTCTTCTTGAGCCGAAATGTCATATTGTCTTTCATCATATATCAATCTATTTCCAAGAAAGTCAAGGACATAATTTGATGGATATGGTATTGGCTTAAAATATTTCAAAGTTCTTCTATTTTTTTGAAGTTGCTTCTCAATTTCCATCAACGCGAGTTTTTGGATATCTTCACCAGACAAATTTAAGTCTACAAATAATGTCAAAATCTAAGTAAGTTGATACCAATTTTTAATATATAGAATTCTAAATAAATTAAGGATGAAATAAATATAAGTCTATACATATGTTATTGTGTGATAATGTTAGTCTATAGTAATATGTACACAAAATAGTCAATAATTAATAGAATTAAAGTGAAATTAAGATAAGATATACAAAAACATTTGCAATAGAAAAAGGCCCTAAACAACATAGAGTATATAATACAAAAACTTTAGTAAAAAATTGTTATAACCTGGATTTTGTGTCAATCTTCTTTGTTCATATAGAATGACATCAGATAAGTATATCCAACTATTACGCCAAACATGCTCAGGTCGATTCATTGAAGCTGATAACAATATTGTAACAAAAAGCTTACACAAAAAAACTCCAGAACCCCAGTTGTATGCCTATTTTATTGCCTCAATGAGCTCTTTGTCATCTTGTAGAAAGCCTGTCACAAAACATGTGTCTCTAAATGAATTGTGTTTAAAGCCCTCAATTATCTTTAAATCCTCATAGCAAGTTGGTCTTTTCTTAACAGTCAACAACATACTCATAGAATACAATTCTCCGGTTATTGGCGGGACCCAAATTAGTCGGTCAATTGTGTAACCTCTTTTTCGTGGTTTCCAACACCTCTTCTTCCTATCATAAACAAATTTGGACACAAATTATCCATACGTTAATTGCCCTACTTCTTCATACTCACTGTTTGCCACAAACCAAGATGTAAACATTGATTATGTGACACTTGGTTTAAGAAGGAAATTTCCAATTTGCTCATAATCTTTGTAGTATATACAATTTTCTCCCTCCATGTGAAAAAACAACCTTTGAACTGCTAGTTTTCGACCATAAATTGAGTAAGAGAAGATTTTCCAGCATGCTTCGCTTGGTGATACATATCGACAATCAAGGTAATGTTTGATTTCGTCAATATTTCCATCTGTATGAGAGTTATTTGGAACAATCACTATTGAAATTCTATCAGAACCCTTGTTGATgtacttgaaaatatattttattgaaGTACTTTGATTGCACCGCTCCATATTAATGTGTGCCTCATATCTCATCAACAAACTTGGATTGTGGGGGACAACATGACCACTATGAAGTGTGACTCCATTTTTGTCAACTGTATTCCCTTGATCTCTCCTCCTATAAATTGAGTATCCATCTTGATCAATAGTTGTAACATCTTGAAATTTATTAGGATAGTACTTTGAGCACTTACCATCCTTCATCCAAGGGAACTTTTGGTTTTTCAGCCCACAAGGTCCATGAACCATGTGGTTCTTGACCAGGTTATATAATTTTGGTTGTTTCACTGGATTAGGTACTTTAGCTGATATGATTTTGTCTATGTCTTATGGACTGAGATATTTTTTGGATAGATACAAGAAAATAAGAATGTGTGCATGTGGAAACCCTCTCTTTTGAAACTCAATTGTGTACATATCTGAAAATAAAAATGATTGTTAAATAAAAATATAGACATGAGAATTGAATTGGTACATATCCatatattttattaataaaaaaattaaacaCCTAGAAATATCTAAAGGAAAAAACTATTTAGGTATTCAAAAGTATTTATATATGTCTTCAAAACAACATTCAAAAGTATCCAAAAGATATTTTATGTGTAATCATTAAAATATAATGAATAGTATAGTAAAAATGCAATACTTACATGCAAGAACTTTGCCTAACACATCCTTCTTGATCACGTCTGCTAGAAGGCTATCAAACTTCATCTTAAATATTCTAGCAATGATATCTGGTCTATCTCGTGGCTTCAAATTTAAGGACCATGTACTCTTTGAATCTCATGCCAGTTTGGGTTGCCGGTGAATGTTATGAATAGATTTGGAAATCCCACCTTACTACAAATCGCCATGCCATCATAGTACAGTTGATCCATAAATCTCCTACTTCCACATATGACGATGGAAATATGATTCTTTTCCCTGTGCTTGATCATGTCATTTAATTTTGCTCTGCATTCAAACTTGTAAACTTTCACACTCTTAGTTTGCTTTGATTTTTTCTCAGCCAATTCAATCTCTCGCCTTCAAGCATTATGTAACCATCTACCAAAAATCGTTGCAACAATCTCTTGGACGATAAAAAATTCTTTGCTTCATCACATCTTATTTGAATTCTAAATGCTAGCCATTCTCGTATTGTAAGTCGATTCCTTCGAGTATCATAAAAATGGCTAGGTCTCAATGGGTAATGTTGGGTCTATAACCATCCTCTCCATAAGGAAACATCAATGGATACTGGAATGTTAGATAGGTTGGTTGAAACTCATCAATTCTTTGCAGTTGTCCCTCTTTGGCTTGCATTATAATGTCCTTTTCTTCAGCAATGTCAATGTCACCAACAGTTAAAGTTGCCACCTCAGAAACAGTAGGTTGATTGCACAATCTACCATCAGTAGATCTAGATGAAATTAGTTTGAGTTTCAAATTGTGAACATTGGTTTGATTTAGCCATTGTCTAACCATCAAGAAACTTTTGgcatgtgtgtatgtgtgtacAACATATCTGACAAGCTTTGTATCACTTCTCGAagaattttatttttattgctagacaataaataaaatataattcaGAATGTGGTATAAAAACTAAGTATATAAATAAGTTGAACATGATTATAGTACCTTAGACCGTCCATTCGATTTGTGATTTCATTTTCAGTGTCATAGATGTAAAGTTGGGCAAATTTGGGAGGTTGGCCTTCAGGTTGCAATAAACTCCCAATGCTGTGGCAAGATTGGCCTTGAATTCTTAAAGTAGGGGGACCACGACCGTTATTGAATCTATTGTCCAACTTAGCTCCCAGTGAATTGAAGGAAAACATCATGTTGTATGTCCTTATTTGTGACTGGAAGTTCTTACTATCTTTGGTTGTGTGATCAAATAGGAGATGAGATAGAACTTGTGGTGGATGTTTCAATAGGGGTAGTTCAACTTTACCATTACCATAACATAAATAGTATTTCAGATTTGCTGCATGCCTGTGTTTTTCCATCCTTTCTTGATACCACATCATGGCCTTACAATATCTATATTCATTCATAGCATCTCCCAAATCATAATAATTTGTAATAAAAAACTTAATAGTTATAATAACTTAACGATAATATACGGGAAAACAAAAATTTATATGCATGCATATGACAACTATATGACATAATTATGCAttgttgaattttttttgaaTGTATAATCTTGTAGGACACCTTCATTGTTTACTTTGGCTTGATTTGCCATTGAAAATGGTGGATAAGTATCTGCTTCAACAATGCTTGAATCACAATCAGATTCGTGTGTTGTAGTAAATCAAAAATAGGAACTCTAAATACATTAGCAATATCAAAAGAATTTGGTCTAAACAATAAATATAGAAAGAATTATTACACATACCTAAGAATGGGTCATAGTCAGAACCTTCTTCATTTTCACTATCCAATTCCAAATTAGGTGTAGGTGCAAACATTGGTAATGTTGGTTGCTGAGTAGCTGCAACCGTATTTAGCGTGAATCATAATTTATGGACAATAAAGG from Lathyrus oleraceus cultivar Zhongwan6 chromosome 1, CAAS_Psat_ZW6_1.0, whole genome shotgun sequence includes:
- the LOC127096446 gene encoding uncharacterized protein LOC127096446; translation: MTVVNIFGDKVVIFGGDFRQIFPAVPRGTRSNIVHATINASYIWDHCKVLNLTKNMWLQSGLNLVNSEEIRLFSESKAIVTSIYPNLIQNYTNSDFLQCEVILASTIEIVDDINDYITNLLLGEYLSSDSIDRSDANDNDAFEHLTLEFLNCLKTSGFPNHSIKLKVDTTVMLIRNLDQSEGICNGTRLKVTRLANHVIESKIISGANIGNTIYIPRMSLSLSQSPWPFKLIRR